The proteins below are encoded in one region of Pantoea sp. At-9b:
- a CDS encoding sugar phosphate isomerase/epimerase, translating to MIKALHGISTHYCNVVTETRIAAETGYDGLEFLHYKLLRYLANGGSTAALKKQVQGYGLQTACLNALIDIERHREGEKQQLLAEATQLTQIAADLACPTIQILAQHGIDHLPPSQIMDIMTENISAIASIGEQYGVRYQIEVIAHTQFNTLNQALEVIRRIGKPNVGLVIDFWHLFATGATTPDDIRALDPDLIFGVHFCDGRKPQPGEAWEETVLRAYMPGEGDIDVQAWTDAVKATGFDGVWSAELFSPACWERDHAVLAQQVMDNMRSYTG from the coding sequence ATGATCAAGGCTCTACACGGTATCTCTACCCACTACTGTAACGTCGTCACCGAAACACGTATTGCCGCTGAAACCGGCTATGACGGGTTGGAGTTTTTGCACTATAAGTTGCTGCGCTATCTCGCTAACGGTGGCAGCACCGCCGCGCTGAAAAAACAGGTACAGGGATATGGTCTGCAAACCGCCTGTCTGAATGCGTTGATTGATATTGAACGCCACCGTGAGGGAGAGAAGCAGCAATTGCTGGCAGAAGCGACGCAGCTGACACAAATCGCCGCAGACCTGGCGTGCCCGACCATCCAGATCCTGGCGCAGCACGGCATCGACCATCTGCCACCGTCACAGATCATGGACATCATGACCGAGAACATTTCGGCCATCGCCAGCATTGGCGAGCAATACGGTGTGCGTTACCAGATCGAGGTGATTGCGCATACGCAATTTAACACCCTGAATCAGGCTCTGGAGGTCATCCGGCGCATTGGCAAACCCAATGTCGGTCTGGTGATCGATTTTTGGCACCTTTTTGCCACCGGGGCCACCACGCCCGATGATATCCGTGCGTTAGACCCGGACCTGATTTTTGGCGTGCACTTCTGTGATGGCCGCAAGCCACAACCCGGTGAAGCCTGGGAAGAGACGGTGTTGCGGGCTTATATGCCTGGTGAAGGTGATATCGACGTCCAGGCCTGGACCGACGCGGTGAAAGCCACCGGGTTTGATGGCGTCTGGTCTGCGGAGTTGTTCAGCCCGGCATGCTGGGAGAGGGACCATGCGGTGCTGGCGCAGCAGGTGATGGATAATATGCGTAGCTATACCGGTTGA
- a CDS encoding AraC family transcriptional regulator gives MLTYCLNEHPSARGFENGHRPRLTFICKAEGIEAAIPRVMHKHDDRFELMFIRAGSGIYNIDGRGYQVQRGDLLLFNANVLHDENPAPSDDLLIFSCGVEQLKVEGLPQNVLTTRHQVAVMPSGEFYDEICQLFDQMWSHVSSKRLFSSEVGDNLISILLLLCRNIWIENKQDQQNNHTLLGQRIKDYIDDHYKDEIALKSITAALNMNQFYLAHVFKAYSGYSPKQYQTRRRIGEAQSLLLSTNLGVTEVANAVGYDNVNNFHRIFLNLIGIPPARYKKFWLTGQIKS, from the coding sequence ATGCTGACCTACTGCCTTAATGAACATCCTTCGGCTCGCGGATTCGAGAATGGTCACCGTCCGCGCCTCACCTTTATCTGCAAAGCGGAAGGCATTGAGGCAGCGATCCCACGCGTGATGCATAAGCACGATGATCGCTTCGAACTGATGTTTATCCGCGCGGGTAGCGGCATCTACAACATTGATGGCCGCGGCTATCAAGTGCAGCGTGGTGATTTACTGCTGTTCAACGCCAACGTGCTGCACGATGAAAATCCAGCCCCGTCGGACGATCTGCTTATTTTTAGTTGCGGAGTCGAACAGCTGAAAGTCGAAGGCTTGCCGCAAAATGTCCTGACGACGCGCCATCAAGTGGCGGTGATGCCGAGTGGTGAATTTTATGACGAAATTTGCCAGCTTTTTGACCAGATGTGGTCGCACGTCAGTAGCAAACGGTTATTCAGTTCCGAAGTAGGCGATAATCTCATCAGTATTCTGTTGTTGTTGTGTCGCAATATCTGGATTGAAAACAAGCAGGATCAGCAGAATAACCATACATTGCTTGGCCAGCGCATCAAGGATTATATCGACGACCACTACAAAGATGAGATTGCATTAAAATCCATTACCGCAGCCCTGAATATGAACCAGTTTTATCTGGCGCACGTTTTCAAGGCCTATTCCGGCTACTCACCGAAACAATACCAAACCCGGCGACGTATTGGCGAAGCACAATCGTTACTGCTCAGCACCAATCTGGGCGTCACGGAAGTGGCTAACGCCGTCGGCTACGATAACGTTAATAATTTCCATCGCATATTTCTAAATCTGATCGGCATTCCACCTGCGCGTTATAAAAAATTCTGGCTGACCGGGCAAATTAAAAGCTAA
- a CDS encoding sugar porter family MFS transporter gives MHSSSRCNARYVYSLCCIATLGGVMFGYSTGVISGTVDSIQAYFHLDPSQTGWVVSSIFVGCILGSLAAGRLAEKLGRKPVLLLATLAFALSAVGSTFADSFLLFSAARIVAGLGIGLAGTVAPMYMSEISPARIRGKASGIFNLSLVGSQTLVFLINYLIGRGMSEVWLIDEGWRWMMGAQFVPVIMMLICTFILPESPQWCINHQQGERALRVLKKIYPDLNERETLDILRVRQKPQDASKGNHSLSAIWQTPVLRYALMVGCAIAVLQQLTGASIVMYFAPMILNTGDVSKDTLLFQTIFIGLLNAVGAFVAMNLYDRFGRLPVMKLGTLGSICALLLLSWSMLHQQSGYLAITSALLFMVTFAISWGAGCWVLIAEIFPPRIKSYGMGLAVSLMWIFNFLVTQFFPVLNQIHALQQAFHGAFSFWVFAILNLFCLVFLVRFVPETRGVALDDIEQLLARRMTKNATPSAAASPSASLRGKS, from the coding sequence ATGCATTCATCCTCACGTTGTAATGCACGTTATGTCTATTCCCTGTGTTGTATTGCTACCCTCGGTGGCGTGATGTTTGGTTATTCTACCGGCGTTATTTCGGGGACTGTCGACTCTATTCAGGCTTATTTTCACCTTGATCCCTCACAAACCGGTTGGGTGGTCTCCAGCATCTTTGTGGGTTGCATCCTCGGTTCGTTAGCCGCTGGCAGGCTGGCTGAGAAACTGGGACGCAAACCGGTTCTGCTACTGGCGACACTGGCCTTCGCGCTTTCCGCCGTCGGCTCTACCTTTGCCGACTCGTTTCTGTTGTTTTCCGCCGCTCGTATTGTAGCGGGTCTGGGCATTGGCCTCGCCGGAACCGTCGCCCCGATGTATATGAGCGAGATTTCGCCTGCCCGTATTCGCGGCAAAGCATCCGGCATTTTTAATCTGTCACTGGTTGGCTCTCAGACGCTGGTTTTTCTGATCAACTATCTTATCGGACGCGGCATGTCCGAAGTCTGGCTGATTGATGAGGGCTGGCGCTGGATGATGGGCGCGCAATTTGTTCCGGTCATTATGATGTTGATCTGTACCTTTATCCTGCCTGAATCACCGCAATGGTGTATTAACCACCAGCAGGGCGAGCGCGCGCTACGCGTACTCAAGAAAATTTACCCCGACCTTAATGAGCGTGAAACGCTGGACATTCTTCGCGTGCGTCAGAAGCCGCAGGATGCCAGCAAAGGCAACCATTCGCTCAGCGCTATCTGGCAGACACCGGTTCTGCGCTATGCCCTGATGGTCGGTTGTGCCATCGCCGTGTTACAGCAATTAACCGGTGCCAGTATTGTGATGTACTTCGCGCCCATGATTCTCAATACCGGTGATGTCAGTAAAGATACATTGTTATTCCAGACCATTTTTATCGGTCTGCTCAACGCCGTCGGTGCTTTTGTCGCCATGAATCTGTATGACCGCTTTGGCCGGTTGCCGGTGATGAAACTGGGCACCCTGGGTTCAATCTGCGCCCTGCTGCTGCTCTCCTGGAGCATGCTGCACCAGCAAAGCGGTTATCTCGCCATCACCTCAGCCTTATTGTTCATGGTGACTTTTGCCATCAGTTGGGGCGCAGGCTGTTGGGTATTGATTGCCGAAATTTTCCCGCCACGCATCAAAAGCTATGGGATGGGATTAGCCGTCAGCCTGATGTGGATTTTCAACTTCCTGGTGACACAGTTTTTCCCGGTACTGAACCAAATCCACGCTTTGCAACAGGCGTTTCATGGTGCCTTCTCATTCTGGGTGTTCGCCATCCTCAATCTGTTTTGCCTGGTGTTTCTGGTGCGTTTCGTGCCGGAAACGCGTGGCGTTGCCCTCGATGATATTGAACAACTGCTTGCCCGCCGTATGACAAAAAACGCCACTCCGTCTGCGGCCGCTTCTCCTTCTGCCAGTCTGCGAGGTAAATCATGA